A single genomic interval of Acidovorax sp. 1608163 harbors:
- the rpmI gene encoding 50S ribosomal protein L35: MPKMKTKSSAKKRFRVRPGGTVKRGQAFKRHILTKKTTKNKRHLRGAVAVHETNMGSISQMLPGMGV; encoded by the coding sequence ATGCCCAAAATGAAAACCAAGAGCAGCGCGAAAAAACGTTTCCGCGTTCGTCCAGGTGGCACCGTCAAGCGCGGTCAAGCCTTCAAGCGTCACATCTTGACCAAGAAGACCACCAAGAACAAGCGCCATCTGCGTGGTGCGGTTGCTGTGCACGAGACCAATATGGGCTCGATTTCACAGATGCTGCCCGGCATGGGCGTTTAA
- the rplT gene encoding 50S ribosomal protein L20, whose product MPRVKRGVTARARHKKVLALAKGFRGRRGNVFRIAKQAVMKAGQYAYRDRRTKKRVFRQLWIARINAAARELGLTYSQFANGLKKASIEIDRKMLADLAVHDKAAFGSIVNQVKAKLAA is encoded by the coding sequence ATGCCTCGCGTCAAACGTGGTGTAACGGCCCGTGCCCGTCACAAGAAAGTTCTCGCCCTTGCTAAGGGTTTCCGTGGTCGCCGCGGTAACGTCTTCCGTATCGCCAAACAGGCGGTAATGAAGGCTGGGCAATATGCCTACCGTGACCGCCGCACCAAGAAGCGCGTGTTCCGCCAGTTGTGGATCGCCCGTATCAACGCCGCTGCCCGTGAACTGGGCCTGACTTACAGCCAGTTCGCCAACGGCCTGAAGAAGGCATCCATCGAGATCGACCGCAAGATGCTGGCCGACCTCGCCGTGCACGACAAGGCTGCTTTCGGCAGCATCGTGAACCAAGTCAAGGCCAAGCTGGCTGCTTGA
- the pheS gene encoding phenylalanine--tRNA ligase subunit alpha has translation MNELDSLVESATQLFAQSATPAELENAKAQFLGKSGRVTELMKGMAQLSVEEKKSRGAAINLTKQAIEAALTARRQALADAELQAQLKAEALDVSLPGRQRGQGGLHPVSLTLERIEGIFGSMGFDVAEGPEIETDWFNFTALNTPEDHPARSMHDTFYVEGGTATAPNLLRTHTSPMQIRHAVQHVKKHRAALDAGQSMPEIRVIAPGRTYRVDSDATHSPMFHQCEGLWIGENVSFKDLKVIFTDFCRTFFESDDLVLRFRPSFFPFTEPSAEIDIQFQTGPLAGRWLEVAGSGQVHPNVVRNMGLDPEKYIGFAFGMGPDRLTMLRYGVNDLRLFFDGDIRFLSQFQ, from the coding sequence ATGAACGAGTTGGATTCTCTGGTCGAAAGCGCAACGCAGCTGTTTGCGCAGAGCGCTACCCCTGCCGAACTGGAAAACGCCAAGGCGCAGTTTCTGGGCAAATCAGGCCGTGTGACGGAGCTCATGAAGGGGATGGCGCAGCTGTCCGTCGAAGAGAAGAAGTCCCGTGGCGCCGCCATCAACCTGACCAAGCAAGCGATTGAGGCTGCGCTGACTGCGCGCCGGCAGGCTCTGGCGGATGCGGAACTGCAAGCCCAACTCAAGGCTGAGGCCTTGGATGTGAGTCTGCCAGGGCGTCAGCGCGGCCAAGGCGGCCTGCACCCTGTGTCGCTCACGCTGGAGCGCATTGAGGGCATTTTTGGCTCCATGGGTTTTGATGTGGCCGAAGGCCCCGAGATCGAGACCGACTGGTTCAATTTCACCGCACTGAACACGCCGGAAGACCATCCCGCGCGTTCCATGCACGACACCTTCTACGTGGAGGGCGGCACTGCCACCGCCCCCAACCTGCTGCGCACGCACACCAGCCCGATGCAGATTCGCCATGCCGTGCAGCATGTGAAAAAGCACCGCGCTGCACTGGATGCAGGCCAGTCCATGCCTGAAATCCGTGTCATCGCCCCCGGCCGCACCTACCGTGTGGACAGCGATGCCACGCACTCGCCCATGTTCCACCAGTGCGAAGGCCTGTGGATTGGCGAGAACGTGAGCTTCAAGGATTTGAAGGTCATCTTCACGGACTTTTGCCGCACCTTCTTCGAAAGCGATGACTTGGTGCTGCGCTTTCGCCCCAGCTTTTTCCCCTTCACCGAGCCGAGCGCCGAGATCGATATCCAGTTCCAGACGGGCCCCTTGGCCGGCCGTTGGCTGGAAGTGGCGGGTTCGGGCCAGGTGCACCCCAACGTGGTGCGCAACATGGGGCTCGATCCTGAGAAGTACATCGGCTTCGCCTTCGGCATGGGGCCTGACCGCCTGACCATGCTGCGCTATGGCGTCAACGACCTGCGCCTGTTCTTCGACGGTGACATCCGTTTCCTGTCGCAGTTCCAATAA
- the pheT gene encoding phenylalanine--tRNA ligase subunit beta, whose amino-acid sequence MQFPESWLREFCNPPLTTQELADTLTMAGLEVEELRPVAPPFTKIVVGEIKEAVQHPDADRLRVCQVDVGQGALLNIVCGAPNARVGIKVPCALVGAELPPGDDGKPFLIKVGKLRGVESQGMLCSARELKLSEDHGGLLELDASAPVGQDIRAHLNLDDTLFTLKLTPNLAHCLSVYGIAREVSALTGAPLQQPSFPAVPAQLADKLPVKVSAPDLCGRFSGRIVRNVNTRAATPQWMLDRLARCGQRGVSPLVDISNYVMFELGRPSHIFDLDKIHGGLQVRWGKAGEQLKLLNGNTITVDDKVGVIADDSQVESLAGIMGGDATAVSDDTRHIYIEAAFWWPKAVAGRSRRFNFSTDAGHRFERGVDPSLTVEHIERITQLVLDICGTADTACGPIDDHTVNLPTAQPVALRVARAAKVIGMPLTQAQCVDALQRLGLPVSESDGVVTVTPPSYRFDIAIEEDLIEEVARMVGYNNLPTTPPLAPITPKLRAEAQRSPFAVRRVLAGLGYQETINFSFVEERWELQLAANANPIKLLNPIASQMSVMRSTLLGSLLQVLKFNLDRKAERVRVFELGRVFLRDASVANTDTTVEGFHQPMWVAGVAYGASDILQWGRKEQGIDFFDVKGDVEALLAPLRATFEPATHPAMHPGRCARVLVQGRAVGFVGELHPQWRQSWELPQAPVMFELELDAVLLRTVPRFTAVAKHQAVERDLAIVVAERVTHSEVMAAVESAVPGTLLRSAVLFDVYRPKAVKPGEEPSTTAGVAAGEKSLAVRLTLGSGEASLTEAEIEAAVQAVMAQLVARTGGRLRV is encoded by the coding sequence ATGCAATTTCCCGAGTCCTGGTTGCGCGAATTCTGCAATCCACCGCTGACCACCCAAGAACTGGCCGACACCCTGACCATGGCGGGGCTGGAGGTTGAGGAACTGCGCCCCGTCGCTCCGCCCTTCACCAAGATCGTGGTCGGCGAGATCAAGGAGGCTGTGCAGCACCCTGATGCCGACCGCCTGCGCGTGTGCCAGGTCGATGTGGGGCAGGGCGCCTTGCTCAACATCGTCTGCGGTGCGCCCAATGCCCGTGTGGGCATCAAGGTGCCTTGTGCCTTGGTGGGCGCTGAGTTGCCCCCGGGCGACGATGGCAAACCTTTCCTGATCAAGGTTGGCAAGCTGCGTGGAGTGGAAAGCCAGGGCATGCTGTGCTCGGCCCGTGAGCTCAAGCTGTCGGAAGACCACGGCGGCTTGCTGGAGCTGGACGCATCGGCCCCTGTGGGTCAGGACATCCGCGCGCATTTGAATCTGGATGACACGCTCTTTACCCTCAAGCTCACGCCTAACCTTGCGCATTGCCTGAGCGTCTACGGCATTGCCCGCGAAGTGTCTGCATTGACCGGTGCGCCATTGCAGCAACCGTCGTTCCCGGCCGTGCCAGCCCAGCTGGCAGACAAGCTGCCCGTGAAGGTGAGCGCGCCCGATCTGTGCGGCCGTTTCTCGGGGCGCATCGTGCGCAACGTGAACACGCGCGCTGCGACTCCCCAGTGGATGCTGGACCGCTTGGCCCGCTGCGGTCAGCGTGGTGTGTCGCCACTGGTGGACATCTCGAACTACGTGATGTTTGAGCTGGGCCGCCCCTCGCATATTTTTGACCTCGACAAAATCCACGGTGGCCTGCAAGTCCGCTGGGGCAAGGCCGGTGAGCAGCTCAAGCTGCTCAATGGCAACACGATCACCGTCGATGACAAGGTGGGTGTGATCGCCGATGACAGCCAGGTCGAATCGCTGGCTGGCATCATGGGTGGCGATGCCACGGCGGTGTCTGACGACACGCGCCACATCTACATCGAAGCCGCCTTCTGGTGGCCCAAGGCTGTGGCGGGGCGTTCGCGCCGTTTCAACTTCTCGACCGACGCAGGCCATCGCTTTGAGCGGGGTGTCGACCCTAGCCTGACCGTCGAGCACATCGAGCGCATCACGCAGCTCGTTCTCGATATCTGCGGTACTGCCGATACGGCTTGCGGCCCCATCGATGACCACACGGTCAATCTGCCCACGGCACAGCCTGTCGCATTGCGCGTGGCACGTGCGGCCAAGGTCATTGGTATGCCGCTGACCCAGGCTCAGTGCGTGGACGCGCTCCAGCGCCTGGGGCTGCCGGTGTCTGAATCTGACGGTGTGGTGACGGTAACCCCGCCCAGCTACCGCTTTGACATTGCCATCGAGGAAGACCTGATCGAGGAAGTGGCCCGCATGGTGGGTTACAACAACCTGCCCACCACACCGCCCTTGGCGCCTATCACCCCCAAGCTGCGTGCCGAGGCCCAACGCAGCCCGTTCGCTGTGCGCCGTGTGCTGGCGGGATTGGGGTACCAGGAGACCATCAATTTCAGCTTTGTGGAAGAGCGCTGGGAGCTGCAGTTGGCAGCCAATGCCAACCCTATCAAGCTCCTGAATCCGATTGCCAGCCAGATGAGCGTGATGCGCTCCACCTTGCTGGGCTCGTTGCTGCAAGTGCTCAAGTTCAATCTGGACCGCAAGGCCGAGCGGGTGCGCGTGTTTGAACTGGGTCGCGTGTTTTTGCGCGATGCTTCTGTGGCCAACACCGACACCACGGTCGAGGGCTTTCACCAGCCCATGTGGGTAGCTGGCGTGGCCTATGGTGCCAGCGACATCCTTCAGTGGGGCCGCAAAGAGCAAGGTATTGATTTCTTCGACGTCAAGGGCGATGTCGAGGCCTTGTTGGCGCCGCTGCGTGCCACCTTTGAGCCCGCAACGCACCCTGCCATGCACCCCGGCCGTTGCGCCCGCGTGCTGGTGCAAGGCCGTGCCGTGGGCTTTGTGGGCGAGTTGCATCCGCAATGGCGCCAGTCTTGGGAGTTGCCCCAGGCGCCCGTGATGTTCGAGCTGGAGCTGGACGCCGTGCTGCTGCGCACGGTGCCCCGTTTCACCGCCGTGGCCAAACACCAGGCCGTGGAGCGTGATCTGGCCATCGTTGTGGCAGAGCGTGTGACGCACAGCGAAGTCATGGCGGCGGTCGAGTCTGCCGTGCCTGGCACCTTGCTGCGTTCTGCCGTGTTGTTTGACGTGTACCGCCCCAAGGCGGTGAAGCCCGGCGAAGAGCCATCAACCACTGCAGGCGTGGCGGCAGGTGAAAAGAGCTTGGCGGTGCGCTTGACCTTGGGCAGTGGCGAGGCTTCGCTCACTGAAGCCGAGATTGAGGCGGCGGTGCAGGCCGTCATGGCCCAACTGGTGGCGCGCACGGGCGGCCGCCTGCGCGTTTGA
- a CDS encoding integration host factor subunit alpha, producing MAQVIEFAVDSLETNALTKAQLADLLFDQIGLNKRESKDMIDAFFDLIVQSLIEGKDVKLSGFGNFQIRTKAPRPGRNPRTGEAIPIQARRVVTFHASSKLKEQIQGSATESV from the coding sequence ATGGCCCAAGTGATTGAATTTGCAGTCGACAGCCTGGAGACCAACGCGCTGACCAAGGCTCAGCTGGCAGACCTTTTGTTTGACCAGATTGGGCTGAACAAGCGCGAGTCCAAAGACATGATCGACGCATTCTTTGACCTCATCGTGCAAAGCCTGATCGAGGGCAAGGATGTGAAGCTGTCGGGGTTTGGCAACTTTCAGATCCGAACCAAAGCCCCCCGGCCCGGGCGCAATCCGCGCACGGGTGAGGCCATTCCCATCCAGGCACGGCGGGTCGTCACCTTCCACGCCAGCAGCAAGCTCAAAGAGCAGATTCAGGGCAGCGCGACAGAGTCCGTGTGA
- a CDS encoding MerR family transcriptional regulator encodes MGTTLPPIPAKRYFTIGEVAELCGVKPHVLRYWEQEFTQLRPMKRRGNRRYYQHHEVLMIRRIRDLLYDQGFTISGARNRLQELTHLERDNSVALEGDSPDALGAELADSSAMAVRNDKVLDFATVRQELLEIKALLS; translated from the coding sequence ATGGGCACAACGCTTCCTCCTATTCCAGCCAAGCGCTACTTCACCATTGGTGAAGTCGCTGAACTCTGCGGCGTGAAGCCGCATGTGCTGCGCTACTGGGAGCAGGAGTTCACGCAACTGCGTCCCATGAAGCGGCGCGGCAACCGCCGCTATTACCAGCACCATGAAGTGTTGATGATCCGGCGGATACGGGATCTGCTGTACGACCAGGGCTTCACCATCAGCGGCGCACGCAACCGGTTGCAAGAGCTGACGCACCTTGAGCGTGACAACAGCGTGGCGTTGGAGGGCGATAGTCCGGACGCGTTGGGTGCCGAGCTTGCCGATTCTTCCGCTATGGCGGTGCGAAACGACAAGGTTTTGGACTTTGCTACAGTCCGCCAAGAATTGTTGGAGATAAAGGCTCTCCTTTCTTAA
- a CDS encoding single-stranded DNA-binding protein, translated as MIDGLVAGRLWSAAERRVDKAGKSYTVARLRVTGVDVDGVLVNLIAFDPRVCELLHDAQEGEAVSVSGALTPKVWTDKQGNTKPALDMVVHRVLMVRPD; from the coding sequence ATGATTGATGGTTTGGTGGCAGGCAGGCTGTGGAGCGCTGCCGAGCGTCGGGTGGACAAGGCGGGCAAGTCCTATACGGTGGCGCGCTTGCGTGTGACGGGCGTCGATGTCGATGGCGTGCTCGTCAATCTCATCGCCTTTGATCCCAGGGTGTGCGAGCTTTTGCACGATGCCCAAGAGGGTGAGGCCGTGTCCGTGTCGGGTGCGTTGACCCCCAAGGTCTGGACCGATAAGCAGGGCAATACCAAGCCCGCACTGGACATGGTGGTGCACCGCGTCTTGATGGTGCGTCCAGACTGA
- a CDS encoding helix-turn-helix domain-containing protein: protein MDTAKTTQSAIELRRALAVMLPILHELSISETASVLGRSETWVVKERQGFIRESSSAIQDSSKGGRRNQLIPADQEDAFMESVWTSPGSIDTYQGRN, encoded by the coding sequence ATGGACACAGCCAAAACAACGCAGTCGGCGATCGAACTGCGTCGGGCTCTGGCGGTCATGCTTCCAATTCTTCACGAATTGTCCATCTCAGAAACAGCCAGTGTGCTGGGAAGATCCGAGACTTGGGTCGTCAAAGAACGGCAGGGCTTCATACGTGAATCATCAAGTGCCATTCAAGACTCATCCAAGGGCGGGCGCCGAAACCAGCTAATTCCAGCGGATCAAGAGGATGCGTTTATGGAGTCGGTGTGGACTTCACCCGGTTCAATAGACACCTATCAAGGTCGAAATTGA